The Pecten maximus chromosome 12, xPecMax1.1, whole genome shotgun sequence genome includes a region encoding these proteins:
- the LOC117338990 gene encoding uncharacterized protein LOC117338990 — translation MSSNSDVPHSNPSVDRGSGQTDGASKGDNPKEDPGDICTSQTAVNQRQFSGNKEKGSHHKNFTSGPSPLSHDMYEPKCDYPQSRNDDYKGKKADQEGDFNREGGAHSGYTPVTRTREKRTESGPDFHNLDYSGNFKINLISLESRKNVLKMEKDEEEFVKFYHLFHSDLQLDTVKQALLSELKLVVTRDGYPPSVCPQQGASAPLDISVKRVLTCLCYQLQAVNISSTSWDIDHVKETLSSLESYQKGIVIGYEVSGDNINYWLAGERGAMKITMDVLTQQRGYKERWNDESGQNVNSPSQVSTSEPMDQNIDRVQVQTKVYSNPIGDSHGGQSVGAQNMATTSRSTEGQTGQNVSTRNDGNQTEADFTATLKLGRLQTKILSSIPIIEDLRQKFKNLKLEQDGSHGLQIVGDKTTVIRVEADIQSQLKEIEKEKVNLSSRDMRPEQVSMLGVGTVLDHIQECYIRCQHLACYLEHDKDTTMVYATVADKEKVLQVIQSAIFYREFEKDVPTWRLFLNSPDVQEEVRVLQERYNGRVVITTQESSMKLVCTSDVTDVVLEILNKMKEDFSQVGTKTFQYTPVGYLTVKLCAKVLQDHLDSIEKKYGVEIRPVQKKEKQGWIVKGPNGTLDKACDDVKKHTATVTAKNLWLKDKVSKDFFESKQGQDMMVGVGEDTGCHVTMVKQEVDVTEGKTSRSDRQGSATQQSSNLAGRRWRTGDGPCIELYCGDGSKSTSDVLVKLKRGGGIVV, via the exons ATGTCTTCAAATTCAGATGTTCCCCATAGTAATCCTTCGGTGGACAGAGGCTCTGGCCAGACTGATGGTGCAagcaagggagacaacccaaAAGAGGATCCAGGAGATATCTGTACCAGTCAAACAGCAGTAAACCAACGGCAGTTTTcaggaaataaagaaaaaggTTCACATCATAAGAATTTTACAAGTGGACCATCACCTCTGTCACATGATATGTATGAACCCAAGTGTGATTACCCACAAAGTAGGAATGATGATTACAAAGGAAAGAAAGCTGACCAAGAGGGTGACTTTAATCGTGAAGGTGGTGCTCATAGTGGATACACCCCTGTAACAAGGACAAGAG aaaaaaggACAGAATCTGGGCCAGACTTCCACAACTTGGATTATTCAGGTAATTTTAAAATCAACTTAATATCCCTGGAGTCCAGAAAGAATGTATTGAAGATGGAAAAGGATGAAGAAGAATTTGTCAAGTTCTATCATCTGTTTCATTCTGATTTGCAGTTGGATACAGTAAAACAGGCTTTGCTCTCTGAACTAAAACTTGTGGTGACAAGAGATGGATACCCTCCTTCTGTCTGTCCACAGCAAGGAGCCTCAGCTCCTTTAGATATAAGTGTAAAACGTGTCCTTACTTGTCTGTGTTATCAACTTCAAGCTGTGAATATTTCTTCTACATCCTGGGACATAGACCATGTCAAGGAAACTCTGTCATCATTGGAAAGCTACCAGAAGGGCATTGTGATTGGCTATGAAGTGTCAGGTGATAACATCAACTACTGGCTGGCTGGGGAACGTGGTGCCATGAAGATCACCATGGATGTTCTTACTCAGCAGAGAG GATACAAGGAACGATGGAATGATGAGTCAGGACAAAATGTCAACAGTCCATCACAGGTGTCAACAAGTGAACCAATGGATCAGAACATTGACAGAGTTCAAGTTCAGACTAAGGTTTATAGCAATCCCATTGGAGATTCACATGGAGGACAGAGTGTTGGAGCACAGAATATGGCAACAACATCCCGCAGTACAGAGGGCCAAACAGGTCAAAATGTCTCTACCAGAAATGATGGAAATCAAACAGAGGCAGACTTCACTGCTACATTAAAGCTTGGTAGACTTCAAACGAAAATTTTGTCATCCATACCAATAATAGAAGATTTAagacaaaaatttaaaaatttgaaattagaACAAGATGGCAGTCACGGTCTACAAATTGTTGGAGATAAGACGACTGTCATTAGAGTTGAAGCAGATATCCAGAGTCAGCTGAAGGAAATAGAGAAAGAGAAAGTTAACTTGTCCAGCAGAGATATGCGACCTGAGCAGGTGAGCATGTTAGGAGTCGGAACTGTACTGGACCATATACAGGAATGTTATATCAGATGTCAGCATCTGGCATGTTACCTTGAACACGATAAAGACACTACAATGGTGTATGCTACTGTAGCCGACAAGGAGAAAGTTCTCCAAGTGATTCAGTCTGCCATTTTCTACAGAGAATTTGAGAAAGACGTCCCTACATGGAGGTTATTCTTGAACTCACCAGATGTACAGGAGGAGGTACGTGTCTTGCAGGAGAGATACAATGGCAGGGTTGTCATAACAACACAGGAAAGTTCAATGAAGCTGGTATGTACTTCTGATGTTACAGATGTTGTATTAGAAATTTTAAACAAGATGAAAGAAGATTTCTCACAAGTAGGAACAAAAACATTTCAGTACACACCAGTTGGATACCTGACAGTAAAACTCTGTGCTAAAGTACTGCAAGATCATCTTGATAGCATAGAAAAGAAATATGGTGTTGAAATTCGTCCCGTCCAGAAGAAAGAAAAACAGGGATGGATAGTAAAAGGTCCAAATGGAACACTGGATAAAGCTTGTGATGATGTGAAGAAACACACCGCAACAGTGACAGCAAAAAACCTTTGGCTTAAAGACAAGGTCAGCAAAGACTTCTTTGAATCAAAACAGGGACAGGACATGATGGTGGGAGTTGGTGAGGATACAGGATGTCACGTGACCATGGTGAAACAGGAAGTTGATGTGACTGAAGGGAAAACATCGAGGTCTGACAGACAAGGATCAGCCACACAGCAATCCTCTAATCTGGCTGGACGTCGGTGGAGAACAGGAGATGGACCATGTATAGAACTGTACTGTGGAGATGGCAGCAAGTCTACATCTGATGTCTTGGTGAAGCTGAAAAGAGGAG GAGGCatagtggtctag